A single region of the Chelmon rostratus isolate fCheRos1 chromosome 5, fCheRos1.pri, whole genome shotgun sequence genome encodes:
- the wu:fa19b12 gene encoding uncharacterized protein C9orf40 homolog: MLNVLRLNPNTCTANTGIETLLEPKSKHRGCVGFLLYIGAPTLLTFMAKRRADDPLLHDSPSKRCCPSLCTVDMQLGSMAPTGGVSPPSLLALLGSRSRKRPYYFEDPEKQEETAIYRKATHCDTRKPAASVLTVQTSGSFQERRGSSALTSCKKRAREDCVGSETVTPKANDKANEDANTEDCTYNSFQYWRAPLPELDLSLLEDTNDHSPKKDKESSSDAMET, encoded by the exons ATGCTGAATGTTTTGCGGCTGAACCCGAACACCTGCACGGCTAACACGGGCATTGAAACACTGCTAGAGCCAAAGTCAAAGCACCGGGGGTGTGTTGGCTTCCTGCTGTACATCGGTGCACCGACACTGCTGACATTCATGGCGAAGAGACGAGCCGACGACCCCCTGCTTCACGACTCTCCCTCCAAACGATGCTGCCCCTCTCTGTGCACTGTTGACATGCAGCTGGGAAGCATGGCCCCGACCGGGGGTGTGAGCCCGCCGTCCCTGCTGGCTTTACTGGGCAGCCGCTCCAGAAAGAGGCCGTACTACTTCGAGGATCcagagaaacaagaagaaacgGCTATTTATCGCAAGGCCACACACTGCGACACTAGGAAGCCTGCCGCAAGTGTTTTGACGGTGCAGACTTCTGGAAGTTTCCAGGAGCGTCGCGGCTCCAGCGCACTCACAAGCTGCAAGAAACGAGCTCGAGAGGACTGCGTGGGTTCAGAGACTGTTACCCCTAAAGCTAATGATAAA GCTAACGAAGACGCCAACACTGAGGACTGCACTTATAACTCCTTCCAGTACTGGAGGGCCCCCTTACCTGAACTTGACCTTTCACTGCTAGAAGATACCAATGACCATTCCcccaaaaaagacaaagagtcCTCCTCTGATGCCATGGAAACCTGA
- the LOC121607035 gene encoding alpha-1-antitrypsin-like protein CM55-MS gives MMHAALSIWILSAVICVGRGHHHLGHGTDNDQPDQDTALDGAPSSLSRVTSANQEFAYRLYRRLAALPDSRDKNIFFSPASVSVALAALSVGARGETHRQLFSGLGFNNTLLTQTDVDQAFQMLHGRANEDTSKGTAVFMDNRFKPRHEFLDTLKQSYFAEGFSVDFTKTQESVNAINTYVGEKTNGKIDKLVSDLDPSTVMYLISYIYFKGKWETPFNPELTKQDMFMVDESTKVPVQMMNKEKRFDTYYDQAVNTSVLHMPFNSSYSMLLLLPDDMAQLESVICPGHVTKWLKWMKSRTYNLYVPKFSIKTSYSLSNVLSEMGMTDMFGDRADLSGIAEGQKLAVSEVVHQATLDVDEAGATAAAATGIGITLLSFRHVPVLKFNRPFMVIITERGTEKMLFMGKIINPNI, from the exons ATGATGCATGCGGCCCTGAGTATCTGGATCTTGTCAGCTGTGATCTGCGTGGGGCGAGGACATCACCATTTAGGTCACGGCACCGACAATGATCAGCCCGACCAAGACACTGCCCTCGATGGCGCCCCCAGCAGCCTCTCACGGGTGACTTCGGCAAACCAAGAGTTTGCCTACCGTCTGTACAGGAGGTTAGCGGCACTTCCTGACTCACGAGACAAGAATATCTTCTTCTCCCCAGCTAGCGTGTCTGTTGCCTTGGCCGCCTTGTCTGTAGGAGCACGGGGGGAGACCCACCGGCAGCTCTTCAGCGGGCTGGGTTTCAACAACACCCTGCTGACGCAGACAGATGTAGATCAGGCCTTTCAGATGCTCCACGGAAGGGCTAATGAAGACACGAGCAAAGGGACCGCTGTATTCATGGACAACCGCTTCAAGCCGCGGCATGAGTTCCTGGACACCTTGAAGCAGTCATACTTTGCGGAAGGGTTCAGTGTTGACTTCACCAAAACCCAAGAGAGTGTCAATGCCATCAATACGTATGTGGGGGAGAAGACCAATGGGAAGATAGACAAGCTGGTCAGCGACCTGGATCCAAGCACCGTCATGTATCTCATCAGCTACATCTACTTCAAAG GAAAGTGGGAGACTCCATTTAATCCCGAGCTCACCAAACAGGACATGTTCATGGTGGACGAGAGCACCAAG GTTCCAGTACAGATGATGAATAAGGAGAAGCGTTTTGATACCTATTACGACCAGGCCGTTAACACCTCAGTGCTCCACATGCCCTTCAACAGCTCCTActccatgctgctgttgttgcctGATGATATGGCACAACTGGAGAGCGTCATTTGCCCTGGTCACGTCACCAAATGGCTGAAGTGGATGAAGTCCAG gACTTATAATTTATATGTTCCAAAGTTCTCCATCAAGACTTCCTACTCTCTGAGTAACGTGTTGTCTGAAATGGGAATGACAGACATGTTTGGTGATCGTGCAGATTTAAGCGGCATTGCAGAGGGCCAAAAACTGGCTGTCTCAGAG GTTGTGCACCAAGCCACCCTGGATGTGGACGAGGCCGGAGCCACCGCTGCAGCTGCTACAGGCATCGGCATCACGCTTCTGTCCTTCCGCCACGTCCCTGTTTTGAAGTTCAATCGTCCATTTATGGTCATCATCACTGAACGCGGCACAGAAAAAATGCTCTTCATGGGCAAGATTATCAACCCAAACATCTGA
- the carnmt1 gene encoding carnosine N-methyltransferase gives MAETAGEAPLEGPYYHKERIKCSPEEEARLERQHFWRIVDAFRFYRVHVEDQVKRAERQFRSLPQHHQNLLPDVLSNLTRISQCADHNQELLQAIIHNSLHMFENIEYGEREDPRKVRPSTTFDMDKLKSTIKQFVRDWSEVGRAERDSCYRPIIEEIQRLFPSDQYDVSKVSVLVPGAGLGRLAWEIARLGYICQGNEWSFFMLFSSNFVLNRCEQVNSLTVYPWIHQFSNNKKSSDQTRPIRFPDVNPQSLPLNADFSMVAGDFVEVYSDSDSWDCVATCFFIDTAHNVIEYVETIWKILKPGGVWINLGPLLYHFENMANELSVELSYQDIRTAIINFGFHMEVERESVQTTYTENDRSMLRYIYDCVFFVARKPADLYFNGQEDDQQPISPPAAKSPRREDADGLT, from the exons ATGGCCGAAACAGCAGGAGAGGCACCGCTAGAAGGACCATATTATCAcaaagagagaataaaatgcAGCCCCGAGGAGGAGGCCAGGCTGGAGAGGCAGCATTTCTGGAGAATAGTCGATGCTTTTAGATTTTACAG GGTTCATGTCGAGGATCAGGTCAAGCGTGCCGAGCGTCAGTTTCGAAGCCTACCGCAGCACCACCAGAATTTGCTGCCAGATGTTTTGTCCAACCTAACCCGGATCAGCCAGTGTGCTGACCACaaccaggagctgctgcaggccaTCATTCACAACAGCCTCCACATGTTTGAGAACATCGAGTACGGCGAGAGG GAGGATCCGCGGAAGGTCCGCCCATCCACCACCTTTGACATGGACAAGCTTAAGTCCACTATAAAGCAGTTTGTCAGAGACTGGAGCGAGGTGGGCCGGGCTGAGAGGGATTCCTGCTACCGGCCGATCATTGAAGAGATCCAGAGACTCTTCCCAAGTGACCAGTA TGATGTGTCTAAGGTGAGCGTGCTGGTTCCGGGTGCTGGGCTTGGCCGTCTGGCCTGGGAGATCGCTCGGCTGGGCTATATTTGCCAGGGCAACGAGTGGAGCTTCTTCATGCTCTTCTCTTCAAACTTCGTTCTCAATAG gtgtgaacaggtgaaCTCTCTGACCGTGTACCCCTGGATCCACCAGTTCAGCAACAACAAGAAATCCTCCGACCAAACACGACCGATCAGATTCCCTGATGTGAACCCTCAGAGCTTACCACTAAATGCAGACTTCTCCATGGTAGCAGGGGACTTTGTGGAGGTCTACAGTGACTCAG ATTCCTGGGACTGTGTGGCTACCTGCTTCTTTATTGACACGGCTCATAATGTCATTGAGTATGTGGAGACTATCTGGAAGATTCTGAAGCCTGGTGGAGTGTGGATCAACTTGG GTCCACTGCTGTACCACTTTGAGAACATGGCCAATGAGCTCTCAGTTGAACTTAGCTACCAAGACATTAGGACAGCAATCATTAACTTTGGCTTCCACATGGAG gtggagagagagtCGGTTCAGACCACCTACACAGAGAACGACCGCTCTATGTTGAGATACATTTACGACTGCGTCTTCTTTGTGGCACGAAAACCGGCAGACCTTTATTTTAACGGTCAAGAGGACGACCAGCAACCGATTTCTCCACCGGCCGCTAAGTCACCGCGGCGAGAAGATGCCGACGGCCTGACGTGA
- the LOC121607175 gene encoding dual specificity protein phosphatase 26-like has product MSEERCCVSSSETCLNLALKMSYTSKLPASWNDGPPPRKVEIDLSSPGLAVFELERLLFTGKAIISHADEVWPGLYIGDQRSAENQADLSMHRVTHILNAAHSNRRGQPGIYEGMRITYMGIEAHDSCGFDMSVNFQAAADFIHRALSRGGKVLVHCHVGVSRSATLVLAYLMLKQSLTLVEAICAVKDNRGVIPNRGFLRQLIRLDGQLFGTH; this is encoded by the exons ATGAGTGAGGAACGCTGCTGTGTCAGCTCCTCTGAGACCTGCCTGAACCTCGCACTGAAAATGTCCTACACATCCAAACTTCCTGCGTCCTGGAATGACGGACCTCCTCCTCGGAAAGTGGAAATTGACCTGAGCTCACCTGGTTTAGCAGTGTTTGAGTTGGAAAGGCTCCTGTTTACAGGCAAAGCCATCATCAGCCATGCAGATGAAGTGTGGCCGGGGCTTTACATTGGTGACCA acGCAGCGCAGAGAACCAGGCTGATCTATCCATGCATCGAGTCACTCACATCCTGAACGCGGCTCACAGTAATCGCAGAGGACAGCCGGGCATCTATGAGGGCATGAGGATCACCTACATGGGCATAGAGGCTCATGACTCCTGTGGGTTTGACATGAGCGTGAACttccaggcagcagcagactTTATCCACAGGGCTCTcagcagaggag GCAAGGTGTTGGTGCACTGTCACGTAGGAGTGAGCCGTTCCGCCACGCTGGTCCTGGCTTACTTGATGCTGAAGCAGAGCCTGACCCTCGTGGAGGCTATCTGTGCTGTGAAAGATAACCGAGGTGTCATCCCCAATCGAGGTTTCCTCCGACAGCTCATCAGACTGGACGGCCAGCTCTTTGGCACACACTGA